One window of Candidatus Tectomicrobia bacterium genomic DNA carries:
- a CDS encoding acyl-CoA dehydrogenase family protein, producing the protein MELAVAQVSGQNLALQQLAREFAEKEIRPISAERDRIVNPRETICWDVIRKGSALGLRTLAVPERFGGPGVDLMGQTLVILELARGDGGIAKTFSQCWKWTPMLTELANDEQRERFLPPFMNDDAYLLGMGSTEPDAGSDNRWPSSDPKLGLKLSAVRQGNDWILNGMKHFIANGGVAKLYIIMTRTDSAVPLAKGTTMFFVPADTPGFRIGRTHDKVGWRTYQNAELIFENCRIPDAHRLGEVNKGKSVRQENVSGFNDVELAANMLGMAQAAFEHALEHARNRVQGGRPIIGHQGVALKLADMYMRLEAGRGYLFRVVEGCMEKGAAFDSASKQLLKVFTTEACIKVAQQAVEIFGGMGVMRDAPVEKIMRDMTVFLHLASDVVHVLTAAQKLP; encoded by the coding sequence ATGGAACTAGCCGTCGCGCAAGTCTCCGGACAAAACTTGGCCTTGCAGCAGCTGGCGAGGGAGTTCGCCGAAAAAGAGATACGCCCCATTTCGGCCGAGAGGGACCGCATCGTCAACCCTCGGGAGACCATCTGTTGGGACGTCATCCGGAAGGGCTCTGCCCTGGGCTTGCGCACCCTCGCGGTGCCCGAGCGGTTCGGAGGCCCGGGTGTGGATCTGATGGGCCAAACGCTGGTCATCCTGGAACTCGCCCGCGGGGATGGAGGCATCGCCAAGACTTTCAGCCAATGCTGGAAGTGGACCCCCATGCTCACGGAACTCGCCAACGATGAACAGCGGGAGCGTTTCCTGCCTCCCTTCATGAACGACGATGCTTATTTGCTGGGGATGGGAAGCACCGAGCCTGATGCGGGGTCGGACAACCGCTGGCCTTCCAGCGACCCGAAGCTGGGCTTGAAATTGTCGGCCGTCCGGCAAGGAAACGACTGGATATTGAACGGCATGAAGCACTTCATCGCCAACGGCGGAGTGGCTAAACTCTATATCATCATGACGCGGACCGACTCGGCAGTCCCCCTGGCCAAGGGGACCACGATGTTTTTCGTCCCGGCCGATACCCCTGGATTCCGGATTGGGCGAACCCACGACAAGGTCGGATGGCGGACGTATCAGAACGCCGAGCTCATCTTCGAGAATTGCCGCATCCCCGATGCCCACCGCCTTGGGGAAGTCAACAAGGGGAAGAGCGTCCGGCAGGAGAATGTCTCGGGATTCAACGACGTCGAGCTCGCCGCAAACATGCTTGGGATGGCGCAGGCCGCCTTCGAGCATGCCCTCGAGCACGCGCGGAACCGCGTCCAGGGAGGCCGCCCTATCATCGGGCATCAGGGGGTCGCCCTCAAGCTGGCCGACATGTACATGCGTCTTGAGGCGGGGCGGGGGTATTTGTTCCGCGTGGTCGAGGGCTGCATGGAGAAAGGAGCCGCTTTCGATTCGGCTTCGAAGCAGCTCCTGAAGGTTTTCACGACCGAGGCCTGCATCAAGGTGGCTCAGCAGGCGGTGGAGATTTTCGGAGGGATGGGCGTCATGCGCGATGCGCCCGTCGAGAAGATCATGCGTGACATGACCGTCTTTCTTCACTTGGCGTCCGACGTGGTTCACGTCCTCACGGCGGCCCAAAAGTTGCCGTAG
- a CDS encoding iron ABC transporter permease: MIELRQFVPRRQDWSLAHLGMGLAALLAAFLILYPLYTLLLGSFQRTDDWGEAIGFTLQHYRKAIEPRLLMAFANTLLISVGTCLLAGFLGIALAWINARTNSFGARALEPFNLIPFYLSPLVGAIAWMYLASPSVGLLNQWLSGLFALASGPFDIYSRTGIIWVMGLFYAPYMYLFTVGSFRKMDPALEEAARTAGSGMLETTIRVTLPLMLPGILFGLSLTFVTSMGLFSVPAALGIPVRIEVFATALYGAIEGSTPNYNLGAALGMFVLFTTFAIFLVQRKILLPREFTTVTGKGYRPAVIDLGKWKYLTFTFQFLYLLMAVILPILALFIVSISEAWLGQIDLSRLTWEHYFYVLVSYPLTQRGISNSLFLGFFGATAAMTLCFVLAYTVHHLEGKSKAVLDFLLSMPIGMPAILLSMGVLIAYIRTPLYGTIWLLLIAYVTRYLPLGVKNVSAILLSLSQELEDSSRLCGARWLTTARRILVPLVKPGLLSGWMVLFLIFMRELNASILLYSEGNEVMSVILFLLLQDAPAPQIAAYSMIQTIMMLAIMFLIRKIANPDDMGG, translated from the coding sequence GTGATTGAACTCCGCCAATTCGTGCCGAGGCGGCAGGATTGGTCTCTCGCCCACCTGGGAATGGGGCTGGCCGCCCTGCTGGCCGCCTTCCTCATCCTTTACCCGCTCTACACCCTGCTCCTCGGGAGTTTCCAACGGACGGACGATTGGGGAGAGGCGATCGGGTTCACTCTCCAGCATTACCGCAAGGCCATCGAGCCCCGCCTTCTGATGGCCTTCGCCAACACATTGCTCATCTCCGTCGGTACCTGCCTCCTCGCGGGTTTCCTCGGGATTGCCTTGGCCTGGATCAACGCGAGGACCAATTCCTTCGGGGCCCGCGCACTGGAGCCTTTTAATCTGATCCCCTTCTACCTCTCGCCTCTCGTCGGCGCCATCGCGTGGATGTACCTGGCTTCGCCCTCGGTGGGCCTCCTCAACCAATGGCTGAGCGGCCTATTCGCCCTCGCCTCGGGACCTTTCGACATCTACTCCAGGACGGGAATCATCTGGGTGATGGGACTCTTCTATGCCCCCTATATGTACTTGTTCACGGTGGGCTCGTTCCGGAAGATGGATCCGGCTCTCGAAGAGGCGGCGCGCACGGCCGGTTCCGGCATGCTGGAGACGACGATTCGGGTCACGTTGCCACTCATGCTTCCCGGAATCCTTTTCGGCCTGAGCCTTACCTTCGTGACGAGCATGGGGCTGTTCAGCGTGCCGGCGGCGCTGGGCATTCCGGTGCGGATCGAGGTCTTCGCCACCGCCCTCTATGGCGCCATCGAGGGGAGCACGCCGAACTATAATTTGGGCGCCGCCCTTGGAATGTTCGTCCTTTTCACGACTTTTGCGATCTTCCTGGTGCAGCGGAAGATTCTCCTGCCCCGCGAATTCACCACGGTCACGGGAAAGGGCTACCGGCCGGCGGTCATCGACCTGGGGAAATGGAAGTACCTTACATTCACCTTCCAGTTCCTCTATCTGCTCATGGCCGTCATTTTGCCCATCCTGGCTCTTTTCATCGTCTCCATCTCCGAGGCGTGGCTGGGGCAGATCGACCTGAGCCGGCTGACCTGGGAGCACTATTTCTACGTCCTGGTCAGCTATCCCCTGACCCAGCGGGGCATCTCCAACAGCCTCTTTCTTGGATTCTTCGGCGCGACGGCGGCCATGACCTTGTGCTTCGTCCTAGCCTATACGGTTCATCATCTGGAGGGAAAATCCAAAGCCGTCCTGGATTTCCTTCTATCCATGCCCATCGGCATGCCGGCGATTCTCCTCTCCATGGGCGTGCTGATCGCCTACATCCGGACCCCTCTCTATGGCACCATCTGGCTCCTTCTCATCGCCTACGTGACGCGGTACCTTCCCCTGGGGGTGAAAAACGTTTCCGCGATCCTTCTCTCTCTCTCGCAGGAACTGGAGGACAGCTCCCGGCTCTGCGGCGCCCGCTGGCTCACCACGGCGCGGCGCATTCTGGTTCCCCTCGTCAAGCCCGGCCTTCTCTCGGGCTGGATGGTGCTCTTCCTCATCTTCATGCGGGAGCTGAACGCTTCCATCCTGCTGTACTCAGAGGGGAACGAGGTGATGTCCGTGATCCTCTTCCTTCTCCTGCAAGATGCCCCGGCGCCCCAGATCGCCGCCTATTCCATGATTCAGACCATCATGATGCTGGCCATCATGTTTTTGATCAGAAAAATCGCCAACCCCGACGACATGGGCGGCTGA
- a CDS encoding extracellular solute-binding protein, translating into MRPVAAKEAPMVPKTTFPTQMAWLALSVIFWMSPGPALAAEPPVLRELSGAERAHTAKLLAGAQKENELVIITNSLDPPFAQALYKDFQEYYGLGHIRMRHTMKRSGGVISTLRNDISAGRHSFDLLQVGSPDFFHQLLQRKALMKYGSLAYNNFIPEVTGEKKGADGAVGYYISGQVNISSILYNTKYVKKEIKTWDDVLDPQFNGKIIVSEITKSGTISYVYVGMRQILPRSYFEKLAKMDPIFILAQRESVQKVATGEKWIALPITSGLAYPDWKRGAPLKVVFPEGRTVALGYPFGILAKAPNPNTAKLFIDYLHGKRGHLKWMMLKAASTGMRGIQLPSDITAFSPPLERLKIVPMEWERIGKEMNNWKEEYRQIFYTK; encoded by the coding sequence TTGCGACCCGTCGCCGCAAAGGAGGCGCCCATGGTGCCAAAGACGACGTTCCCGACACAGATGGCATGGCTCGCGCTGAGCGTGATTTTTTGGATGAGCCCAGGACCGGCTCTTGCGGCCGAGCCGCCGGTCCTTCGGGAACTTTCGGGGGCTGAGAGAGCGCATACGGCAAAGCTGCTGGCCGGCGCCCAGAAAGAAAATGAGCTCGTGATCATCACGAATTCCCTCGATCCTCCCTTCGCCCAGGCCTTGTACAAGGACTTCCAGGAATATTACGGACTCGGGCACATCCGGATGCGCCACACGATGAAGCGCTCCGGCGGGGTCATCTCCACCCTTCGCAACGACATCAGCGCGGGCCGGCACAGCTTTGACCTCCTTCAGGTCGGCTCGCCGGACTTTTTCCATCAGCTTCTCCAGCGAAAGGCCCTGATGAAGTACGGCTCTCTCGCATACAACAATTTCATCCCCGAGGTAACCGGAGAGAAGAAAGGCGCCGACGGAGCGGTTGGGTACTACATCTCGGGCCAGGTGAACATTTCCTCCATCCTCTACAATACCAAATACGTCAAAAAGGAAATCAAGACTTGGGACGATGTCCTCGATCCCCAGTTCAACGGGAAAATCATCGTCTCGGAAATCACCAAGTCGGGGACCATCTCATACGTGTATGTGGGGATGCGGCAGATTCTTCCCCGTTCATACTTCGAGAAGCTCGCCAAAATGGATCCCATCTTCATCTTGGCCCAGCGCGAGAGCGTTCAGAAGGTGGCGACCGGAGAGAAGTGGATCGCTCTTCCCATCACATCCGGCCTGGCCTACCCCGATTGGAAGCGAGGGGCCCCTCTCAAGGTGGTGTTCCCCGAGGGCAGGACCGTCGCCTTGGGTTACCCGTTCGGCATCCTGGCCAAGGCCCCCAACCCCAACACCGCCAAGCTCTTTATCGACTATCTGCACGGCAAGCGGGGCCATCTGAAATGGATGATGCTCAAGGCCGCTTCCACCGGCATGAGGGGCATTCAGCTTCCCTCCGACATTACCGCCTTCAGCCCTCCCCTGGAGAGACTCAAAATCGTCCCGATGGAGTGGGAGAGGATCGGCAAGGAAATGAATAACTGGAAAGAAGAATACCGGCAGATTTTTTACACCAAGTAG
- a CDS encoding ABC transporter substrate-binding protein, with protein sequence MAAGGGLLAAGIARPGTARAAKPSGKPVKIGHMCVLSGVLGGYGQFMQMGATLAAEEINAAGGILGRPLEFQFRDTQVKPDVGVKNARYFVDEWEADFVAGIDSSGVALAVGKIMPQLNKVLMITHGATEKVNEQLVYKEGIKQIFRISVPVYQDGIASAMIAKDFPIKRWATISPKYEYGYTSWEMFKKTLKQFRPDVQFVEESWAPFGTQDFGPHISKVMSANPEGIFTTEWAGEAVSLVKQAKLFGVFGKIKEWVNPMGGAMDVLEGLGKDYPEGLWVSSRYWFLYPPTGVNESFVQRFHKRWNRYPHYSSETSYSAYWAIKQACERAGSTETDKVIKALEDMTMISPGGRRWFRKEDHQAVYEVPWGRTKADPKYPFRILGDIRTVPAEMYYRHPPFTS encoded by the coding sequence ATGGCGGCAGGAGGAGGGTTGCTGGCCGCGGGGATCGCCCGCCCGGGCACGGCCCGCGCGGCCAAGCCCAGCGGCAAGCCGGTCAAGATCGGCCACATGTGCGTCCTCTCGGGCGTCCTCGGCGGCTACGGGCAGTTCATGCAGATGGGCGCCACCCTCGCGGCCGAGGAGATCAACGCCGCCGGCGGCATCCTGGGCCGTCCGCTGGAGTTCCAGTTCCGCGACACCCAGGTCAAGCCCGACGTCGGCGTCAAGAACGCCCGCTACTTCGTGGACGAGTGGGAGGCGGACTTCGTGGCGGGAATCGACTCCAGCGGGGTGGCGCTCGCCGTGGGCAAGATCATGCCCCAGCTCAACAAGGTGTTGATGATCACCCACGGCGCCACCGAGAAGGTCAACGAGCAGCTCGTCTACAAGGAGGGAATCAAGCAGATCTTCCGGATATCCGTGCCGGTCTACCAGGACGGCATCGCCTCGGCCATGATCGCCAAGGACTTCCCGATCAAGCGGTGGGCGACCATCTCTCCCAAGTACGAGTACGGCTACACCTCCTGGGAGATGTTCAAGAAGACGCTGAAGCAGTTCCGGCCCGACGTCCAATTCGTGGAGGAGTCGTGGGCCCCCTTCGGGACGCAGGACTTCGGCCCCCACATCTCCAAGGTCATGTCCGCCAACCCGGAGGGCATCTTCACCACCGAGTGGGCCGGCGAGGCGGTCTCGCTGGTGAAGCAGGCGAAGCTGTTCGGAGTCTTCGGCAAGATCAAGGAGTGGGTCAACCCGATGGGCGGGGCCATGGACGTGCTCGAGGGGCTGGGGAAGGATTACCCCGAGGGACTGTGGGTGAGCAGCCGCTATTGGTTCCTTTACCCGCCCACGGGCGTCAACGAGAGCTTCGTGCAGCGCTTCCACAAGCGCTGGAACCGGTATCCCCATTACTCCTCCGAAACCTCCTACTCCGCCTATTGGGCGATCAAGCAGGCCTGCGAGCGGGCGGGGAGCACCGAGACGGACAAGGTCATCAAGGCTCTTGAGGACATGACCATGATCAGCCCCGGGGGGCGGCGCTGGTTCCGCAAGGAGGACCACCAGGCCGTCTACGAGGTGCCCTGGGGGCGGACCAAGGCCGATCCCAAGTATCCCTTCCGCATCCTGGGGGACATCAGGACGGTCCCGGCCGAGATGTACTACCGGCACCCCCCGTTCACTTCCTAA
- a CDS encoding branched-chain amino acid ABC transporter permease: protein MLEQLLYQGMIGLSLAMFLWLVAAGLTLIFGVLGVLNFAHGSLYMLGAYLSYSAVRILGMDFWVGLAVGPLLVALVGGLMERLFIRRVYHIDEAYQLLLTFAFILIFADLVKWGWGPVYQSAPVPGFLAGAISILGRPFPVYNLFVIALGPLVGLGLWLLLEKSWWGRTIRAAAADREMAAAIGVNVPGLFTGVFMFGSWLGGVGGALGIPIRTVSPGMAEDYIIQAFAVAVIGGLGNLKGAFFGSILIGLVNAYGHLYAPVFELAFMYILMAAILLVRPQGLFGAS from the coding sequence TTGCTTGAGCAGCTGCTCTACCAGGGCATGATCGGGCTGAGCCTGGCCATGTTCCTGTGGCTCGTCGCCGCGGGCCTCACCCTCATCTTCGGCGTGCTCGGGGTGCTGAATTTCGCCCACGGGAGCCTCTACATGCTGGGGGCTTACCTCAGTTACAGCGCCGTGCGCATCCTGGGGATGGACTTCTGGGTGGGGCTGGCCGTGGGTCCGCTCCTGGTGGCCCTCGTGGGCGGCCTGATGGAGCGCTTGTTCATCCGGCGCGTGTACCACATCGACGAGGCCTACCAGCTCCTCCTCACCTTCGCGTTCATCCTGATCTTCGCCGACCTGGTGAAGTGGGGCTGGGGACCCGTCTACCAGTCGGCCCCGGTTCCCGGATTTCTCGCGGGGGCGATCTCCATCCTCGGGCGGCCCTTCCCCGTCTACAACCTCTTCGTCATCGCGCTGGGGCCGCTGGTGGGCCTGGGGCTGTGGCTCCTGCTGGAGAAAAGCTGGTGGGGACGCACCATCCGGGCCGCCGCCGCCGACCGCGAGATGGCGGCCGCCATCGGAGTGAATGTCCCGGGGCTGTTCACCGGGGTGTTCATGTTCGGCTCTTGGCTGGGGGGCGTGGGGGGGGCGCTGGGAATCCCCATCCGCACGGTGTCGCCGGGAATGGCGGAGGACTACATCATTCAGGCGTTCGCCGTGGCCGTCATTGGGGGGCTGGGCAATTTGAAAGGGGCCTTCTTCGGGTCCATCCTCATCGGGCTCGTGAATGCCTACGGGCACCTCTACGCCCCGGTCTTCGAGCTGGCCTTCATGTACATCCTGATGGCGGCCATTCTGCTCGTCCGCCCTCAGGGCCTCTTCGGGGCTTCCTAG
- a CDS encoding branched-chain amino acid ABC transporter permease — protein sequence MRALRWTFCLAAAILLLCIPLTGERFYMYLTIQVLILALFAMGFNLLFGYTGLLSFGHAGFYAAGAYATGLLLMRTPLSLLPSILGGALVAGGLGVVIGFFCVRHTRIYFAMLTLAFGMMVYALAFDWKSVTGGDDGLIGIPRGSLWIPGMGAVKMNALWTYYYLVLAITAAGVGMIHRVVHSPFGLVLQGIRENENRAAFAGVPVRRYRLAAFALSSFISGLAGAMVAPLENTVAPTAAHWTKSAAPVLATLLGGIHTFAGPMVGAFLFYVIQEFIERMTEFWLLGFGLVLLVLVLGFRGGVVGYYEAHIRPALCRRLG from the coding sequence ATGCGCGCCTTGCGTTGGACCTTTTGTCTGGCGGCCGCGATTCTCCTGCTGTGCATCCCTCTCACCGGCGAGCGATTCTACATGTATCTCACCATCCAGGTCCTCATCCTCGCCCTCTTCGCCATGGGCTTCAACCTCCTGTTCGGCTACACGGGGCTCCTCTCATTCGGCCACGCGGGCTTCTACGCGGCGGGCGCCTATGCGACGGGCCTCCTGCTCATGCGAACGCCCTTGTCTCTCCTGCCGAGCATCCTCGGCGGGGCGCTCGTCGCCGGCGGGCTGGGGGTCGTGATTGGATTCTTCTGCGTCCGCCACACGCGCATCTACTTCGCCATGCTCACCCTGGCATTCGGGATGATGGTGTACGCGCTCGCCTTCGACTGGAAGTCCGTGACGGGCGGGGACGACGGGCTGATCGGCATCCCTCGGGGATCCCTCTGGATTCCGGGCATGGGCGCCGTGAAGATGAACGCGCTGTGGACCTACTACTACCTCGTCCTGGCGATCACCGCGGCCGGCGTGGGGATGATCCACCGCGTGGTCCACTCCCCCTTCGGCCTCGTCCTCCAGGGCATCCGGGAGAACGAAAACCGGGCGGCCTTCGCAGGCGTCCCGGTAAGACGCTACCGCTTGGCGGCGTTCGCCCTCTCCTCGTTCATCAGCGGCCTGGCAGGCGCCATGGTGGCTCCCCTCGAGAACACCGTCGCTCCTACCGCGGCCCATTGGACCAAGTCGGCCGCGCCCGTGCTGGCCACCCTCCTGGGCGGCATCCATACCTTCGCCGGCCCCATGGTGGGGGCTTTCCTCTTCTACGTGATCCAGGAGTTCATCGAGCGGATGACGGAATTTTGGCTCCTCGGCTTCGGCCTGGTGCTGCTTGTCCTCGTTCTGGGATTTCGGGGAGGCGTGGTCGGATACTACGAGGCGCACATCCGGCCGGCGCTCTGTAGGCGGCTCGGTTGA
- a CDS encoding ABC transporter ATP-binding protein → MTGPARPELLRTEKLHKSFGEVRAVDGVDLELKEGVLTAIIGPNGAGKTTFINLLSGNFLPDAGRIFFQGEEITRLPVHQRVRRGLGRSFQITNVFPQLAVHQNVQIPLLSHLGTAWRFWRAVDVNGEIRRRTEMILAETGLEEKANLPAATLSHGDQRLLEVGIALAAEPRLILLDEPTAGMNPAERARILKLISDLSAAGRTTFVLVEHDMDVVFSLAHEIVVLHQGRILARGTPSAIRGDARVREIYLGGEVA, encoded by the coding sequence TTGACGGGCCCCGCTCGTCCCGAACTTCTCCGGACGGAGAAGTTGCATAAATCCTTCGGCGAGGTGCGCGCCGTCGACGGCGTCGACTTGGAGCTGAAGGAGGGCGTGCTGACAGCCATCATCGGGCCAAACGGCGCCGGGAAGACCACGTTCATCAACCTGCTCTCCGGAAACTTTCTCCCCGACGCGGGCCGGATATTCTTCCAGGGCGAGGAGATCACCCGGCTCCCCGTTCATCAGCGCGTGCGCCGCGGCCTGGGACGATCCTTTCAGATCACGAACGTCTTCCCCCAGCTCGCCGTCCATCAGAACGTCCAGATCCCCCTCTTGAGCCATCTCGGCACCGCCTGGCGTTTCTGGCGCGCGGTGGACGTGAATGGGGAAATCCGCCGGAGAACGGAGATGATCCTGGCCGAAACCGGCCTGGAAGAGAAGGCGAATCTTCCGGCCGCCACCCTTTCACACGGCGACCAGAGGCTGCTGGAGGTGGGCATCGCGTTGGCCGCCGAGCCGCGCTTGATCCTCCTGGACGAGCCCACCGCGGGGATGAACCCCGCCGAGCGCGCCCGCATCCTGAAGCTGATCTCGGACCTCAGCGCGGCGGGGCGGACCACCTTCGTGCTCGTCGAGCACGACATGGACGTGGTCTTTTCACTGGCGCACGAGATAGTGGTGCTCCACCAGGGCCGGATTCTCGCCCGCGGAACCCCTTCCGCCATCCGGGGGGATGCGCGGGTGCGCGAGATTTACCTCGGAGGGGAGGTCGCATGA
- a CDS encoding ABC transporter ATP-binding protein, whose product MILRVENINTFYGASHILQDVSLAVERGEVVCLLGRNGVGKTTTLRSVIGLAPPRSGRVVFMERDIAGLAPYHIARRGVGYVPDDRRVFAELSAEENLELARRSAGSREGAWTLEKVLDLLPALRPLISRRGSHLSGGEQKMLSIGRALMTNPSLLLLDEPSEGLSPIVVRSLVEIIRTIREEKVTILMADQNLRFSRLVASRAYILEKGAVQHAGTLEEIYADEQVVRRYLAI is encoded by the coding sequence ATGATCCTCCGGGTGGAGAATATCAATACCTTTTACGGCGCCAGCCACATCCTCCAGGATGTCAGCCTGGCGGTCGAGCGGGGCGAAGTGGTGTGTCTCCTGGGCCGGAACGGCGTCGGCAAGACCACCACGCTGCGCAGCGTCATCGGGCTGGCGCCTCCGCGGAGCGGCCGAGTCGTATTCATGGAGCGGGACATCGCCGGCCTGGCGCCCTACCACATCGCGCGCCGCGGGGTGGGCTATGTCCCGGACGATCGCCGCGTCTTCGCCGAGCTAAGCGCGGAAGAGAATCTTGAGCTGGCACGCCGTTCCGCGGGCAGCCGGGAGGGTGCGTGGACGCTCGAGAAGGTTCTCGACCTCCTGCCGGCCCTGAGGCCCCTGATTTCCCGGCGCGGGAGCCATCTCAGCGGCGGCGAGCAGAAGATGCTCTCCATCGGGCGCGCGCTGATGACCAATCCCTCGCTCCTCCTCCTCGATGAACCCTCCGAGGGGCTCAGTCCCATCGTGGTACGGAGCCTCGTCGAGATCATCCGCACCATACGGGAAGAGAAGGTGACCATCCTGATGGCGGACCAAAACCTCAGGTTCTCCCGCTTGGTGGCAAGCCGGGCCTATATCCTGGAGAAAGGGGCCGTCCAGCACGCGGGGACGCTGGAGGAGATCTACGCCGACGAGCAGGTCGTGCGGCGCTACCTGGCAATTTGA
- a CDS encoding M20/M25/M40 family metallo-hydrolase, giving the protein MEKAFAYIDRNFDRFVEELAALCRIPSVSAQKKGLEDCARHIVSGMKEIGIDARVMTMGGPDNPPLVYGRLDAPGARRTLFIYGHFDVQPPEPLDAWDTPPFEPAIKGGRMYGRGTGDNKGQFLAHLKAVEALQRSGRGVPLNLRILLDPQEEIGSPMLEAFVTSHADLFRADFGYNADGIAAEGNVPLLSFGNRGSCYVEVRVRTARRDVHSGQFGGPMPNAAWRLVEFLQTLRDPDGRPAVAGFFDSVIPPTEADRRALAAIPFNKEAWKREVGVAEEAGPSGMGYFEKIMFQPTLNICGLTSGYGGPGTKTVIPSTASAKIDMRLVKNQTPPEIFEKFKAHARRHGFGDLEVIQLLTYHPSKTPLDHPMSVAVVAAVREIFGKEPLLYPVTGGSNPSYIFNELLGIPMVKVPYGNYDEANHAPNENLDLEFFRKGIKTSVKVIRDLADI; this is encoded by the coding sequence GTGGAAAAAGCATTCGCCTACATCGACCGGAACTTCGACCGTTTCGTCGAGGAGCTGGCCGCCCTCTGCCGCATCCCCAGCGTGAGCGCCCAGAAAAAGGGCCTGGAGGACTGCGCGCGTCATATCGTAAGCGGGATGAAAGAGATTGGAATCGACGCCCGGGTGATGACCATGGGAGGGCCGGACAACCCGCCCCTCGTCTACGGGCGCCTCGACGCCCCGGGCGCCCGGCGCACCCTCTTCATCTACGGGCACTTCGACGTCCAGCCGCCCGAGCCCCTCGACGCCTGGGACACCCCGCCCTTCGAGCCCGCGATCAAGGGCGGCCGCATGTACGGCCGGGGCACGGGGGACAACAAGGGCCAGTTCCTCGCCCACCTCAAGGCCGTCGAGGCCCTCCAGCGGAGCGGGCGCGGCGTGCCCCTCAACCTCCGCATCCTCCTCGATCCCCAGGAGGAGATCGGGAGCCCCATGCTGGAGGCGTTCGTGACCTCCCACGCCGATCTCTTCCGCGCGGACTTCGGCTACAACGCCGACGGGATCGCCGCCGAGGGGAACGTGCCCCTCCTCTCCTTCGGGAACCGGGGCTCCTGCTATGTGGAGGTGAGGGTCCGCACCGCGCGCCGTGACGTCCACTCAGGCCAATTCGGGGGGCCCATGCCGAACGCCGCCTGGCGGCTCGTGGAATTCCTCCAGACCCTCCGGGACCCTGACGGCCGGCCCGCCGTCGCAGGCTTTTTTGATAGCGTCATTCCCCCCACCGAGGCGGACCGCCGTGCCCTGGCGGCCATCCCCTTCAACAAGGAGGCCTGGAAGCGGGAGGTCGGCGTGGCCGAGGAGGCGGGTCCCTCGGGCATGGGCTATTTCGAGAAGATCATGTTCCAGCCCACCCTCAATATCTGCGGGCTCACCTCGGGCTACGGCGGCCCCGGCACCAAGACCGTCATCCCCTCCACGGCCTCGGCCAAGATCGACATGCGGCTGGTGAAGAACCAGACCCCGCCCGAGATCTTCGAGAAGTTCAAGGCCCACGCCCGCCGGCATGGCTTTGGCGACCTGGAGGTAATCCAGCTCCTCACCTATCACCCCTCCAAGACCCCGCTCGACCACCCGATGAGCGTGGCCGTCGTCGCGGCCGTGCGCGAGATCTTCGGCAAGGAGCCCCTGCTTTACCCGGTCACCGGGGGCTCCAACCCCAGCTATATCTTCAACGAGCTCCTGGGGATCCCGATGGTGAAGGTGCCCTACGGCAACTACGACGAGGCGAACCACGCCCCGAACGAGAACCTGGATCTCGAATTTTTCCGCAAGGGGATCAAGACCTCGGTCAAGGTCATCCGCGATCTGGCCGATATTTAG